A DNA window from Chryseobacterium sp. MEBOG06 contains the following coding sequences:
- a CDS encoding NUDIX hydrolase, with product MNFKKQIIEKSKEAYQIYVPHLSIDTVIFGFNESELKVLLLKMNYNKQWFLPGGYVGKSESLNAAAQRILQNRAGVENIFLEEFGVFGELNRNESFFEDFDDDLWHKQRFISIGYYALVDYKNVEPKHDALSEACEWIDLTQLPDILLTMDHRMIIEKALLALREKMAYKPIGYNLLPEKFTLPELQKLYEVILGKELNRGNFYRKIKNTGILQKLDERKKGGAHKSPDLYSFHIENYNMLLKEGLSSW from the coding sequence ATGAATTTTAAGAAACAGATTATTGAAAAGTCAAAAGAGGCTTACCAGATTTACGTGCCTCATCTTTCTATAGATACTGTCATATTTGGATTTAATGAAAGCGAACTGAAAGTTTTGCTGCTCAAAATGAATTATAATAAGCAATGGTTTTTGCCTGGGGGATATGTGGGAAAATCAGAATCTTTAAATGCTGCGGCACAGCGTATCTTACAAAACAGGGCCGGTGTAGAAAATATCTTTCTGGAAGAGTTTGGGGTATTTGGAGAGCTTAACCGCAATGAGTCTTTTTTTGAAGATTTTGATGATGATCTGTGGCATAAGCAGCGGTTTATTTCTATTGGCTACTATGCATTGGTAGACTATAAGAATGTAGAACCGAAGCATGATGCTCTTAGTGAGGCCTGTGAATGGATTGATCTCACTCAGCTCCCTGATATACTTTTGACGATGGATCACCGGATGATTATAGAAAAAGCGTTGTTGGCACTTAGAGAGAAAATGGCTTACAAACCCATTGGTTATAATCTGCTTCCAGAGAAATTTACGCTCCCTGAGCTGCAAAAATTATATGAAGTTATCTTGGGAAAAGAACTTAACCGGGGTAATTTTTATCGGAAAATAAAAAATACGGGAATACTTCAGAAACTGGATGAACGAAAGAAAGGAGGTGCCCATAAGTCTCCGGACCTGTACAGCTTCCATATCGAAAACTATAATATGCTTTTAAAAGAGGGCCTAAGCAGTTGGTAA